A stretch of DNA from Vespula pensylvanica isolate Volc-1 chromosome 6, ASM1446617v1, whole genome shotgun sequence:
CCAAAGACTTTCTGAATGCTCTTCGACAATATATCGAAGTGCAGTGGAAATCATCATAACACGAATTTTCCTAttagtaaatttataatttttacttgAAGAACtattccttgtttttttttcttttttccttttttttttttttcttctcttcttttctcgcaGAAAAATCTTGCAAAACAGAGTTTgcaaataatatgtaattagtTTGGTAATTTCAATTCTTCATATTCATATTCTTCCACATTGTTTAATCGTTTGAGATTTAattgttcttttaatttctagCCATACCACATATCATGATATTAGGTAAAGCTCCACGACGTTTGCGCCAAGCACCAAGAGATTGTGCATGAGCTTGCAATGTTCTACACCATCTCTTTGTTCTGGCACCATCTTCGGCCtacacaaaaatatataattattattataatggtATAATTAagggaaaaacaaaattatagtATAGAAAAATGGACAAATTATGCGATTATTATTACCTTGAATATAAACGTTTCCTTGGAAGATAACTCTTGTATCTCAAAGTAATCCTCAAGATTAGTTTCACAACATACTATACATTTATCGAGGTACAAGGGTTCCTACAAGTATGGTGTAGCAAGtgattagaattattaattaacgattttgATCATTCATTTATCTAAGTAGTTTCATCTACTTACACGTAGTAAAGAATAACgaccaattttttctttcaccaaAAGTAATGTTGCGTCCTTGATACCTATGTGtcttggaaaaagagaatcatCGTTGAATTCCAAATATTCAGCGGTTGgctaaaagaattattttctagttagataataatttaaagaatcTTTCTATTATGTAGAATTTATcaagtttttttcttatttttatttttattattattattttgtttttttaaatttacctTGCCATTTGTGACAAGCATGGCAGTAACAGGAGATAGCTTGACAGTTCTACCTCGTCTCCAATTATTATCTGTTGGTTGAGCAACCAAAAGACGACCTTCCAAAACAAATCTTGCTTCTTCATGCGCCCATTCCAAAATTTCGACAGCCATCTATATCAATATGagcaacttttttatttattcggattaataattttgataatacgtatgtttgaattttctcttattagattttattaaaatttaattatattcttttttattacctttCTCAATTTGATGTTCACCATATCTTGCTCGCCGGTTGATCGTCTACCATTTTGTATAATTGAAATTCTTCTCCATAATTTTGTAGATGTAACGTCCTTGGCTTCCTgaatagtttatttatttataaggtTAACGTTATGATAATTTTcgatgtattataataattatatatatatatatatatatatatatatatatatataaaaagaaagaaaccaattatttaaattactttgataattctaattttaacatattattattacttacagCATTCATATGTTCTAAATGCAATTCTATATTAGTTTGAGCTTGTTTGAgtctcttttttgcttcttgaATATCTGGTCGGACTGATGGCGTAGCTTTTAACAATCGTGCCAATAAAAGTGGATATTTAGTTACTCTCTGAACTGGaacctaaaaataatttttcataaaattgacaattcaattataataatgataaaaaaaaaaaaaaaaaaaaatactgtaccattagaaaagaattaagatTCATCCTACGTAGAACAGTGTTCTCCATTTGGGAGACCCTCAGAAAAATACGAAGCagctctttttccttttctaaattttgtaaaagcaAACTTGCACTGCCTTGTCGAGtgcaataattttcaaaagcaTGAAGCATCCTTTCTGattccaaaaatattttaccaaCATCTACTGTTAAAAGATCTTCATCGCCTGATTCCTATATTTagcaaaaaatgttattagtAAATTGTTGatactttgataaaataaaagagaatagcaagtttattttttatgaacaaattgattaaaaaaaaaaaaaaaaaattgtaaacttaatttattttttttcaaacgtataCAAAGTATCAATATatcaatcattttaatattaaaaacaaaaaaagaaataaaagaaaaaaagaaaaaaatatgcaataaaattaaataacgtattaaatttatatggaACACatttgatcgattttttttttttttttttttttttttttaataaaaatcaccTGAGCAAATTCTACAGCATCCTTTAATTTTTCAGCAAGAACAAGATTATGTTCTAATAATTCTTCGACATTAAGAAAGATAGCTGACAATTGTTCAGATGTTAGAAGGCCTGCATTCAACATTGGACGATGAAATTCCTCAAGAATAATCTGTAGATCCCTGCCATATTTTTGTTCGGTCTCGACAATCTCTGTAATGATTTCCTTCCGTTCAGCTCTCTTCTTAGAACATTTCCGGCATACAAAGGGTGCATAAACGACTccactgaaaaaaaaaaataaacaaatcagTTAATCATGACTTCCTTTCTTGAAAAtgtcaatttttcaattatgtaacaaagagagagagagagagagagagagagagagagagagtgtatgtttgtgtgtgacattcaaaattaaaatcactTTCGCTTGATCATTTGCACCATTTATCGATGGATTATGCTGCTCGATAAGGACACTTTCGCTCTTTACGGATAAAAGGAATGACAAATAAGAGGAGAAAGCAGTTTGTCATGTGACCTGACTTGCAAACATTAGCAAAAAGAGTATCGACACTTTAAAATGTTCAAATACGATCTGATCGTTAGTTCCTGCGTATTACATCCATCATGTCATCTAATTTAATCTCTCTAACGAAGGAAATAACAAGAcccgagaaaaagaaattttccaaCATTTTTTACCAAATGAAAATGTAACACCTTGCCAGAGCTAACAACGTGCTAATTAGTTACTTaacaataacgaaataaaattaacaaataactCCTTCTAAGTGTTAAATGATTATTTGTTGTAATTTCACTTAGAAAATCTACTAAACGAAATTAACATGATAATAATCTAATCTTgagatgtaaaaagaaattcttggaCTTGAATTTTCTCGTTGAGATTGTTGAGAAGTATGATAACATCTGGTCTTTTACCTGTCCGTTATCAAAGGATCCAAACGTTGTTCGCAATCCTCACAGAGTTTCGTATCACCGGAAATCACTTGCGGTATTCCGCTAAGTAGACTTCCTGGTCCGGACGAAACGTTCCCGCTTCTCCATCTTCTTGCCACACCTCGACTACTACTAGCTTGACTACTTTCTGACCCAACACCGCTATCAGTCCTTTCGATGTCCACCGTTCTTgactataatataaattagtaaGTATAGTTATGTCAAcgcaaataaaattattattattaattcattttattatttatatcagataatatttattatcgattgctcaaatttattatgaatttattttatatacaaattttatattcttcttcttcttcttattattattattattattattgttgttattattattattttgtaaaattttatgaattaatttcaactttcagtattatcaaaatttagaaaacaataatataagattaaaaaatttatattaattgatatagcAACAccgaatataatatacaacgTAAACTACAGGATGAGACAAAAGTTTCTAATCTTGTATCAGAATTTTAGCTTAAAAAAGTatcgagaaagattttttcagtcactttcaataaaattttctcgtccattccgtatatatataataagaaaggaaaaaattctaCATTTACCTTCAATGTTTCCGGCAAACTAGTCAAGATAATATTACATTCCTCGCTGCTGTCAGAAACATTCGAAATTTGTGAACTCTTAGAACTGAGATCGCCTAAACTGGTCTCCTTTTGTTCATAGAGTGCCTCAAGGTCACCTTCGgtatcctcctcctcgtcatcATCCTCCTCGTCTTCCTCATCGGCAGTTGTAGTACGATCCTTCGAATCCATCAGAAAATTAAGTAATTCGAATTTTGTCGAAATGTTTTCTTCGTCAGGCGaaagtgatatttttttaaagaaatccTCAGGACTCTTTGATAGATAGGATTCAGCTAGATCGTCCGAGTTTGTTTTTTTGAAAACTTCCTCCGACAGATAGGAACCCATGTATTCGCCAGGTCCAACCTTTTTGTAATAATCAACGTCGGTAAAATAGATTCTATCTTTAAGAAAATCTTCGGAAGGTGGTGGGCTCAATGGTAAAGGTGGTGGCTCGTCAGGGATCTCTTCGTAAATTGGTTCCTTTATTACTTCGTACggattttcttcgagaaaaagattagTAGAAACGAAATCGGTGTCAGAGTTCAAGCTAGAGGATCTAGAGTAATTGGCCTCTAAAGTGGATTCCGAACTTTCGTATTCTTTGCTTTTCAACAAGCTCTGTTTTAAAATCTTGAGGATTGCTTCGCCACTGTCATGATCCAATATCTCGCCATTTTCACGAGCTTTCCTCAATGATCCTTCCAACAGTTTAGAGATCATGACCTCCTTTGAAAGGTCAGACCACTTGGAGATGGATTCTTCagtttctttcaatttttgttcATTCTGATTCTTCGTTTCCTCCTGCGAACAAATCACTCGTGATAATTGATtagattttatagatattgGTGTATCAGGAATGTTTCTAGATTGCTTCTCTGATTTAACTGTTGTATCTTCTAAGATATTGATGACAGGCTTATCTTGCTTTGATGACAATGATGATGTGTCTTCCAGGTTCCTCGAACGTTCCTCGTTTCTCTGACACTCGATTCTACTTTGTTTCGATCTAATATCATCGTTAGTCGATTCGACAACGATGttagatttataattatctaatataaCCAAGGTACGATTTTCAACGGAACTTTGAATCTTTGGAACGATCTCGGAATTGACTGATATCACTGTTGGATTGCAAACACTGTCCTCACCGCCGACACTGATAGTGACCTTGTTATCAGGTGTAGATTCAACACCAGAACTTTGATCACCGTTTATCAATATCGACGTTCTCTTAGCTGTTTTTGGAAGTCCAGGTCCTATTTGTAATCTATGAACCAATGGCGAAGCTCGTGGGCTAACCGTGATCTTACAAACGTTACTTTCGCTAGACGAAGCCGCTCCTATTTCAATTTTCGATGATCCGTGTGAACTACTAGAGTTCCAGGATAAAGTAGATGCCGATGATACCGATCTTCTGTGATCTTGTATCGATCCGGAACAACTGAAATCTTCGTTAATCGTTTCGGTATCATTGATCTTAAAACGATGCTTTTGTCGTCCAGGTGGTGGAGACCAACTGGTTGGTTTCATACCACGAAAATGTTCCTGTACAAGATTTTCTTGATCTTTTATCAACGATGATCCAGCTGGTTCTATTTCTTTGTCAATAATGTCGAAATTTTTATCCGATATTCCTGATTCTTCTGTAATATCTCGTTGAGATTCTATTTTCATTGTATCAGAAGAATTGGAATCAGTAAGAACTGTTGAATCTgaaatcgtattaataatttctattttctttgatagATCATGATCGACGTACATCGtatttttcatcgtcgattcgttcgttAGGGTTATTAATGCCGATGAGgattctttgatttttttgcCAAGACTTAGGCGCATCGTGTCGGCGAAATAAACGTTTGTTGCTGAAACTTGCGGCTTGCTGAACGATCGATCGCTTTGACTACGCGACAGGAAAGATCTTCTCGAGTTctctgaaaagagaaaagaagaagaaaaaaaaagaatatgaattattcgaaatttcattatcaatCTCGGTTAATCATGAAAATTAggaaactttttctttgcatCTTGAGtgaattcaaatttttaagATCTTCAACAGTTAGGCcatatttatgataatcaattgatataaataaatgtatatatatatatatatatatatatatatatatatatattcttatgattataaattataaaagtggGCTaagtcaaaaagaaaaaaggaaaaaaagtaacgaattaaatttttttagacCACCTTTTTAgatcatttttctaataatcatTGGCACGAATGCAACAAGATattgaaatgatattatattattacactaTTATTAcagttattataaattgtaacatcgaatttataaaaagaatcatttttcaGACACTTCTCACTtagtccattttttttttatgataatgatcATAACACACATATTACAAGAAagtggtataaaaaaaagaaaaaagaaaagaaaaaaaaaaaaaaacaagattctCACGATTCTTCATATTTCGGTTATATCAaacacttttttttcgtcacGGAAACAAAACCGCACGTTGAAATCTGAGAAGTtgtaggagaaaaaaaaaagagaaaaaaaagggattcACCGGCGttgatcaaaataaattttttaaaaaatacaccCCACGAATATCGAGAAGATCATtaggaatttttaatattttcatttattattattattattattattattattttttttttttttattaaattacagagttaaaaaatatgtcgGACATTTTAACGATACTATCATATATTCTCTTTAATAGCCATTCAACATTAAATTCACTCATGTTATGAGATAATTAGAGGAAAGCGATCTTTGCGAtaatgagaaatgaaaaaaaaaaaaaagaaaatggcaaaagagaaaaaagaaagagagagagagagagggagagagaaaatataggtTATACGTTCGAGTTCGAATATCGATCTTATCTCGAAGCCAatcccttttcttctcgatctctcgacatacatatatgtatatgtacgtgcgtgcgtgttgagtgaatgagtgagtgaacGATTATGTGTTCGTTCGtgtctatatacgtatgtatgtgcaaATGATCGGTGAAAGTATCCACACTGACGAAGAGAATCTTTCGTTGTGGTTGGATTGCATGAAATCTCACTGGTTGGAAAATTGCAATGGTTTTTCCAACATTTGATCTACTTTTTAAAACGAAGATTCCACTAGCTCGGTCGATTTATTCTCTAATCGATTGCCGAATAATTAGTAATTTCacgaataattaacaaattttcggagattcttttccattttcttctttctttctttttttctattttcgggaataatcgaaagattagcgtgtaaagaaaagaatttctgttgatttattttttgttaattaagaaagtagaaaaatataaaaagaaaaaaaaaattatatcagaCTAGTTTATAACAGATGATTTTATCTTTACGTTCATTTACGACATACGGAAGATTATCTAATACTTTTCTAAGACCGGAtaaaccataaaaaaaaaaaaaaagaaaagaagaagagaaaagaaatatcagattcgtttatcgtaattttaattttatttagatttattttatagaaagatTATCTAATACTTTTCTAAGACAGGAAACAGGCGATGAGGCAAAAGtcatttcgttccttttcgtaacattttctttcctgcacttatatacatatatatgtatatatatatatatatatatatatatatatataagtgtaagaaagtgtatatgtatatgtatattgtatatgtatacatgtatccatatattaatgttaaagaaattttccatTGGATTTTAACGAGATTTCAGGTCAATGAAAAGTTAGCGTTTAAAGTGTTTAACGGTTTGAATTAGAACATGATAATGAGAGCTTAGAGAAAGGATAGGTGAAATAAAGTGGTGgttgaacgaacgagcgaacgaacgagcgaacgaacaaGTGTTGAGCAAGAGAGAATACACTTTTGTTATGTCACCGATATTAACagagtacatatataatagtgTAACAAAATTATGTTTCAAAAACTAATTTGCACagtactaaaaaaaaaaaaaaaaaaaaaaaaaaagaaaaaagagagagagttgtgGAGAGTTAATACATAGACCGATTTTGTCTACTTTTAACATCTGTTTAGCAATTTTCGAGATTAGGTGAGAAATCAAGATGACGACGTGGATTATAACAAGCAAAGAACACATTTCGTaagatcttttttgtttcttgttatatttattatcgcagaaaaaatgatagaaattttaagattaagatcttaataaaattaaagaaaaaaaaaaaaaaaaaaaaaaaaaaaaaaaaaaaaaaaaaaaaaaaaaaaaaaaaaaatccactccttataaaataaaagaaaataataatgtcgtcgtttttttcttttttcttacgaaatgtagaaagaaaaagaaaacaaacaaaaaattaaaaaatagattcgATCCACcccatataaaataataataatgatatcatcatcatttttccattttattgttattgttactctctctctctctctctctctctttttctttttttttttatttttttgagaaCTCGCTCGAGAGAAGTCAAGAGTAAATAGTGTCTTTGTTTCAAATCTAATTTTATTGTACGGCGTATGTGAGGCCTGGCCCGATTATACCGGTAGTTTTTACGATGGTACCAAGATGGCGGCTGGTACTTGGTAGCGTCTACCGATCGTCGGAACTCGTTTCAAACATTATGACGCCCTTCGTCCGAATTTATTACGACGCACTTCTACCCGTCACGCGAAAAGAAAACTCTCTTGGTTATTTGTTTACTTTATGTCGAAGTCTTGGCGATACttcgatatttcaaaatgagaaaagaaaggaaaggacagataaaagatatataaaacaagaagataggaagataaagaatgaagaaaagggagaatagAAATCCAAGtaaaatcgaacaaaaaattggctttgtttgttttgctttttttaaacaaagataaacacaaaaataaaaaggaaaagtaagaaatGCGGAAGGACTTCTCTTTGCGAATCGAATCaagtcgaatcgaatcgaatctaCTCGGatggaatcgaatcgaatcgaatcgagtaGGGCCCGAATACAGCGGTGAAATTAGTATGTAACTATTCCTCCTACTCTTCGGGGTCCCGTGACACGAAGACATTTACGATACGGACGAAGGATGAACGTGCCCAACGATAAATATGTACACGTCCTTCCATATAAGGTGGACGACCGCTGTTCACATTGTACCGATCCCTTTCGTATCTTTCCCACGCGTCCACTTTCGCGAATCGAATCACGccggttttctttcttccttttttatcttttcttctttcctttctatcctttcGG
This window harbors:
- the LOC122629764 gene encoding intracellular protein transport protein USO1; translated protein: MTMTSMAVGPGSLVAPPAMLTPKMYHLQQPLNPPPSSPTSGKNYDTLSKSKKSWSVRLGLSRQNQNPDDPVKGWGTISNGSALSRQMIYGDPWLYGTVRSSRPGHDPRAFLTPGPPPPGAPLLVVCSCPEFLCGTTRKLGSNCRKCGGHRLAGVPLGGTCRLPAPSSRSRPSLAGVLRPAMDDPYDQMRRNRLVEPRSRARSISPHRPSSQRDSRSQSVLTRNVKERKGSIEGTTSRSEWFDKEGTVHPHHSHHHHHHHQQQQQQQQQQQQQLQQLQQQQHEEQGSRKLRQSFVGTSNDHWLKENQTEDVQRNGVIDRPSQRSIPRTSKRSNGIGRNKDNQDCSVSTKTSTLTSTDTLPTTLTRTKTSNSNVQENHGDSRRSILECDVNPYLLLKKQKYEDDLSDDLSDNALEQDADTRTPSNLFDPSKVKSIERIPNRGAVAAIGGQRIRVFNEPREISDDDENTPVTRIPIPKVSPKRPPRKLKEAKQTLKSILKRGRVIESKRKNVLFKVDNVIFAPEKPSEATRLSWSRIGRFANCTKDTRKEESEEDDEDEEDDRPIIVEEDEEEEEEEEDEEEDEEEEEPIVPREQQEKHKFITIPNISDPKANRSKSKDTKILKQVKNVPTNTNSSKIDNLVVDKSIDNIEVRKKCYQEIEPIRSNENVISSSNYERSHQGKQDTKCKKIDNDQIKLEDETELEIEIEELNDRIPCIAVDEKDLILRSEENSRRSFLSRSQSDRSFSKPQVSATNVYFADTMRLSLGKKIKESSSALITLTNESTMKNTMYVDHDLSKKIEIINTISDSTVLTDSNSSDTMKIESQRDITEESGISDKNFDIIDKEIEPAGSSLIKDQENLVQEHFRGMKPTSWSPPPGRQKHRFKINDTETINEDFSCSGSIQDHRRSVSSASTLSWNSSSSHGSSKIEIGAASSSESNVCKITVSPRASPLVHRLQIGPGLPKTAKRTSILINGDQSSGVESTPDNKVTISVGGEDSVCNPTVISVNSEIVPKIQSSVENRTLVILDNYKSNIVVESTNDDIRSKQSRIECQRNEERSRNLEDTSSLSSKQDKPVINILEDTTVKSEKQSRNIPDTPISIKSNQLSRVICSQEETKNQNEQKLKETEESISKWSDLSKEVMISKLLEGSLRKARENGEILDHDSGEAILKILKQSLLKSKEYESSESTLEANYSRSSSLNSDTDFVSTNLFLEENPYEVIKEPIYEEIPDEPPPLPLSPPPSEDFLKDRIYFTDVDYYKKVGPGEYMGSYLSEEVFKKTNSDDLAESYLSKSPEDFFKKISLSPDEENISTKFELLNFLMDSKDRTTTADEEDEEDDDEEEDTEGDLEALYEQKETSLGDLSSKSSQISNVSDSSEECNIILTSLPETLKSRTVDIERTDSGVGSESSQASSSRGVARRWRSGNVSSGPGSLLSGIPQVISGDTKLCEDCEQRLDPLITDSGVVYAPFVCRKCSKKRAERKEIITEIVETEQKYGRDLQIILEEFHRPMLNAGLLTSEQLSAIFLNVEELLEHNLVLAEKLKDAVEFAQESGDEDLLTVDVGKIFLESERMLHAFENYCTRQGSASLLLQNLEKEKELLRIFLRVSQMENTVLRRMNLNSFLMVPVQRVTKYPLLLARLLKATPSVRPDIQEAKKRLKQAQTNIELHLEHMNAEAKDVTSTKLWRRISIIQNGRRSTGEQDMVNIKLRKMAVEILEWAHEEARFVLEGRLLVAQPTDNNWRRGRTVKLSPVTAMLVTNGKPTAEYLEFNDDSLFPRHIGIKDATLLLVKEKIGRYSLLREPLYLDKCIVCCETNLEDYFEIQELSSKETFIFKAEDGARTKRWCRTLQAHAQSLGAWRKRRGALPNIMICGMARN